CACCCTTAAGCATATTTAATCATATTAGCCCTCTCTGTGCAAATTATTATTACCAGTATCTTATGCGCCTTATCGTTGATGTTTGTTTGATCAGGTGATGATGCCCCAGCCTGTCAGGCGCCTCATGAATGTCGGCTCAATTCAGTTATATCCCCATCCCAAGGTGATCTTTGTTGCTCCATTTTAAAATAGTTTGTGCATAGTAATTCTGCGTAATAGTAAACTGCTTTATCCCCGACTCACAACACTATTTGGGTTGCCATTAAAATTTTCTCGCCACGCAGGTCTGTCTCCCACATCTATTTCTGCGTCATTCCATGCGCCATCAACAGAGTCTCCAATAGGTAGAGTTTGTTGCTCAAAGACAGTTTGCCATCTCTTTGTTTGTGGCGCGCAATAAATGCAGTACTTTTATACACATTTAGGGACATAGGGAACCCATATGTTGTGCTTGCACTAGAATCTTGGGCTTTATATTTAAAAAAGACACTATCATGCATAGTCGCACATGTTTCTTTGTTTGGCAATATTCCTTATTTCCCAGCGGCGATAATCTTGCAAAACATTTGCATTTTACATTTTTAAATACACGGGCCCTTATAAATGCTTCATTACTTAATTTGATAGATAGTAATAAACAACCAAAACGTAGAGGACGTCCTCCGAATCTTGTCACTCCAGAGGTGTTGGAAAGACGAAGATTATCAAGAAAGAGGATCACTTTCTCCCGACCAAAAGGTAAGCTAAGCATGTGTTTGACAACCTATTGGCCTCTGAAAACCTTCTCTTAGTTACATGTTCCTCAGTATGAGAGGCACATGAATCCCATCCCGCGAAAGTTATTTGCAGTTATTATCTCCCACCGCCCACTATGAACCTCTTCCACATACCGTGTTTTAATGTGCTTTTCTTTTAAAATAGGAGGGGACCCTTTAAGGAAGAGAGGAAGCCCTAGACCTATCATATCGGATAACACTCGGCTCTGTTGTACTTTATCAGGCCCCATGATTCATCACCAAGATAACAATGGTAAGAACAACCAAAAAAGTGTTTATCAAAATGTCACAGAGCTCTAAATTTCCCAAGAAGTCATATAATATTATCATCTAAATATCATTCTTATCAACATCTTCAAATTTTTCAGCAGGTGAAGCATCAGGCTCCTCCGCAGCTGCCCCAAGTGACTGGAGTTCGGCTGTAGAATTGCGAGAAGGTAACTCCCGTTCCCGTATTTTGAACAACCTAAAAATTAGTAGGTTTTGCTGTGTATAGGGCCAACTAGTGGTTACACTACTCGAATTATGTGGCTTTACATCCAATATATATGTAGGACATGTGCTTACATTATTGGAGAAAATTGgtagaaaattttattttaaaatttcccaaTCAATCTCAATATAAAAGGAAAGATAGGTGCATGTTGATCCCGCGTAGGCTGCCAAATTATAATAAccaatttaaaattaaaatgtaTGTCACCTCTGACAAAAATGTTATTGGAGGCAACTATATCTATGTCCATTGTTAGTTAAGTTAATGCTTTGAAAattatcaaagcttaatttcaTGTTTTAACACGGGTTCTTTCTAAAAATATAAGAAAATGGCTTTCATGTTTTTTAAAATACTGGGGTGTTTCAGCATCAAATTAACTGTTTGGTTAATGAGCATGGTGATGTCTTTGCACCTGGGCCGAGGTTCCGCATAAATTGGTAACTACTTGATACATTGCGGTGTATATCACTAATATCTATGCTTTATCTCAAGACGAGTTGTAGCATTTGTATCATAtcttgaattatttttatttaattttttatctTTGGGGCATAAAGCTGAGCTGGATGTTTGGAGCATAATCCTTTAGAATGCATATTTTTTTTAATCTCATGCAATAATCATACAGGAAAATTATATAGTATGATATATTATCGGACCTGCATTAAGATTCAGAATTATGgcattaaaatattataaattatgtgCCAAGAACAATTATCCtatatttgatttgattttttcattttgttaaaatattttttggCATGCATCTTTCTGATCTTACAAACAGGTGCGGCGATAGGCAGCAATCTACCCTTGGCAGAACGTTTAGGTACTTTCTCTTTACTTTGTCAAGAAAACTTTCCTCCATCTGTTCTTTATAAGGCCATTCATCATGATGCAACATATACCATTCCTCAAGATCCCCGGAGGCAAAATGCCTGCACAAATTGCCACTCCTACCACACTGTGCCTTCATGCAGTAGTTTTACATTTATAACGGCCAATGCATACTAACACTGCCGGTCCCTGTCATTTGCAGAAACACCGCAAATACGCAAATCCATAGATCGGAAGAAAAAGGAATTCAGTAAGGCATTTTTTTAGTCCCCAAGTGAAATTAATAAAAGCTTACTTCGTTCTATTTAAGCTAATGCACCTTAATCCACCTCTAAATGTTGCTTTACTGACATAGTGGAAAGTAATATGATCCTTAACCTTGGAAGGCAAGAGGAGACTTGCGGATACTGCACTGCAATGGTATGGAGTGCGGAGTATACAGGGAGGCATGTGGGTTCCGGGGCAAAAGGGTATTCCATTTGTTGTGGCAAGGGAAAGGTTCAGCTTCCTCTGCTACGCGAACCGCCTCCAGAGTTGAAGGGATTGATAACTCCAGATGGGTTGACATCAAATAAGTATTTCAGTAAGAGCAGAGTTTACAACAACATTTTTGCTTTCTGCTCCTTTGGGGGTAATGTTGACCATTCAGTAAATAAAGGAAAAGGACCATTCGTTTTTCGCATAAGTGGCCTTACATACCATAGTCTTGGTTCTTTGGTACCCCCTGATGGCCTGACTCCTAAGTTTGCCCAATTATACATGTATGATGGTCAAGAAGCTGTCGCCCACCGAATGGATTTCTCGAGCAGGATGGGGGAAGTGGATCCAGCGATTGTGACCATGTTACAGGGAATGTTGGAACGTGAAAATGTATTGGTGGGTATGTTTAAGCAATTGCGGGACCGCATCACGGGTTCTCAAGCTGAAACAGTTACCTTGAGGTTGTTGGCAAGAAGAACATCTGATGGCCGTCTTGAAAACATCCCAACTGAAAATGATTACGAATTTGCTGGCCTTGTGGTGGATAATGACTTTGCAAATCGCCGTGATGTTGTGGCTGAGCATAAAAAAATGGGCCTGCAACATATCAGTGACCTCCATCCTTCTTACATGTCATTACAATACCCTCTACTGTTCCCATATGGGGAGGACGGCTACCGAACCAATATTAAGCACCGTAATGCTGACAATTCTGAGTGTAAAAAAAATAACAAGGTCAGCATGCGAGAATATTATGTGTTTCGGGCACAATATCGCAGAGGTGAAGGACATACAATAATTCTCGGAGGCCGCCTATTCTTGCAATTCATAGTTGACGCCTGGTGCTCGGTGGAACACGGTCGCTTAATGTGGGTACGAAGACACCAATCTCTAATAAGATCGGAACTTTACAATAACATTGTAGACAGTATGAGACGGGGTGATGTAGATGCCACAGATGTGGGAAAACGAGTGGTCCTGCCATCAAGTTTCACTGGTGGGTATAGATATATGCAGCAGAATTTTCAAGATTCTTTGGCTCTATGCAAGGAATTTGGCCACCCAGATTTGTTCATCACTTTTACCTGTAATCCAAAATGGGCTGAAATCCAGCATGCAGTTCATGCATCAGGCTCACATGATGCTTCTGTGCATCCAGATATCGTGGCACGCGTTTTTAAGATGAAACTAGACACCATGATAAATGACCTCACCAAAAAACATGTTCTAGGTCGTCTCATTGGAGGTAATCCTTGTCCTCGCTTAACAATGTACCCTTAGCACCTTTTAAATAATTCTGCAAATTATCACTGATTTTGTTACTCCAAGAGCGCCAATTCAATCACAAGCACCACATCCCTCTACACAGTATTTTATTTAGTTTAAAAAGGAGCAATTTATGTATTTATATCGTTGCTTAGGGTAGGAAAATTGTTCACAAAACACTTTGAATCTGTGCAAGTAAATTCTACTATTTATGCACCTAACCACATTTTGAACTTGGTGTTCGATGTACACCATCATTATCAACAAATATTTTTGGTTTCCACTTACACTCAATTATGTGTTTGATTGTAGTGGTATACACAGTCGAGTTTCAAAAACGTGGTTTACCCCACGCTCATATTGTAATCTGGTTGGCAACTGCTGACAAGTTAGTCACTATGGATGATATTGATAGTGTAATAAGTGCAGAGATTCCAGATAAAGATGCCGATCCAGTAGGTTACCAAGCTGTCTCTCAGTTTATGATGCATGGGCCATGCGGCGCAGCGAACCCTAAATGTCCATGCATGTCCAATGGCCAGTGCACAAAACATTATCCAAAAACCTTCAGGGATGCCACAACTTTGGATGATGACGGCTACGCTGTTTATAGAAGGAGGGATCTGAAAATTACGGTGGAGTGTAATGGAATACATCTAGATAACAGGTTGGTTGCCTGTTTATTAATCTTAATAGGGTCTAGCTATAATCATCTTATTCCTATCATAAAAAGTATATGTAAAGTTTCGTGAACTGGTCCCTTGGTTAATTGGAACCTTAAATTAAACATTATGTTAACTCATATTAGCTGGAACAAATGTCACATTAAATTAATGACATGGATTATTCAGTCCAACTATTGGTACACTATTGTGGTGTTAGTTAAAAATAAACATGGCAGTATTTAACTCTTCCATACATACCTTAATTGAACTGTGTATGACTTACCCGCCTTATTACATAGTGTTCAATTACGTGATTATTTAGCAATTTGTGCCGAATAGTGGGAATTTAAAGTCCAACCAAATTCAGTAGGAAGGCCGTACAAACAATCCTCGATCGTGTACAACTATGTTTATATGCATTTACATTATTACTGTAAACCTAGCATAGTGTCAGCAATAATATGAATTACATTTCTGTGTAATGGTGGTTATTAAAAATCTGTTTCCATATCTTTCTCAGTCATGTGCAACTGCATACGAGCTTACATCTTTATTATTGCTTCTTTTTTTAGGCATGTTGTACCCTACCACCGTGGGTTGCTTGTCAAATACCAGGGGCATATAAATGTTGAGTACTGCAATCGGTCTCTCtcaattaaatatttatttaaatatatcgGCAAGGGGCCGGATACGGCAATAATTCGATTGGAACAGGGTAGGCAGCACCAGCATGGAAGTGAAGATGCATCCTCTTCGGTCAGGAGAAACAATTGTGATGAGGTCAGCAACTATCTCTCATATCGATATGTATCAGCGGCTGAGGCCAGTTGGCGCCTGTTTGAGTTTACCATACATTATAGGGAGCCATTTGTTCAGCGTTTATACTTTCATTTGGAAAATGAGCAGGAGGTTAGATTTCGTGACAACGAGACCTTGCCTGAGGTTGTTCGTAGGGTTGATCCTGATGGCACAATGTTCATTCAGTGGATGCTTAACAATCGTTTTGACAACCTTGGGCATAATTTAACCTTCACAAAATACCCTACAAAGTTTCGTTGGGATTCATCCGCCAAGCGATGGTTTCGCCGAAAACAAAATGTCAACGTTGTTGGCCGCATGGTCTATGCACACCCGGCTTCAGGTGAACGATTCTACATGCGTTTATTGTTAAATATTGTTGTAGGCGCTAAAACATTTGAGGAGATCAGAACTGTGGGAGGCATTGTTTACCCTACCCATAAAGAGGCATGCTTCCGGAGAGGATTGTTGGACTCTGACAAGGAATGGCATCTTGCACTAGACGATGCAGCACTTTGTGCAACTTCCCCTCAATTACGTGATCTGTTTGTCACTTTGTTAGTCTTCTGCGAAATAAGCAACCCATCGGAACTCTGGGACAAACACTGGGCCAACTTAGCGGATGACATTCAGTATACGAAAAGGAAAATGACCCAATTCCCGAATCTTAAAATCAGTGATGCTGACAAGCAGATGTTGGCCCTCGAAGCAATGTCTCATTTATTAAAGCAGTATGGGAAGAAACTTGAGGATTTTCCTGGCCTGCCAGAACTTAATATTGTCTCCACCACTAGGTATAAAAATGATTTATTATTGGAAGAGATGATGTATGACCGCGAAAAGCTTAGATCAAAGGCAAGTGAAGGGGTTGATTGCTTCAACTCGAAGCAACGCCTCATCTTTGATGAAATTCTGGAGTCCGTGCATACAAATGCAGGAGGCTTCTACTTCGTGTATGGCCCTGGAGGCACAGGGAAGACATTTTTATGGTCAACAATTCTAGCAAGACTCAGGAGCGAGGGAAAAATTGTGCTAGCTGTAGCCTCATCAGGTATAGCTTCACTTCTAATTGAAGGAGGACGAACAGCTCACTCACGCTTCAAAATACCAATCGATCCTAATGAATTTACCTGTTGTGAAATCAAACAAAACACCTATCTCGCTGAGCTGATAAACAACACAAGCTTAGTCATTTGGGATGAGGCTCCAATGACCCACCGGTACGTTTTTGAGGCTGTCGACCGCACTTTCCGTGATATACGCGCTAAAGTCCATGTAGATGCTCAGATCCGACCATTTGGCGGCCTTACCATGCTTTTGGGGGGAGATTTCCGGCAGATTTTACCAGTCATTCCAAAGAAAGGACGTGAGGAGATTGTTGCAGCAACAATTAGCAAATCACCACTATGGCAATTCTGTAAGATTTTTAAACTACATGAGAATATGCGGATTGAGCGAGATGTTCCCCCTATTACAATCCAGGGCAAGAAATTACATTTTAGAGACTGGGTTTTAGCTCTGGGGGATGGATTGCAAGAAACCATTGCACTTGGTGATGACCTGGACCCTTCTTGGGTAAGATTACCAGAGGAGGTATGCTCCCCAAGATTAACGCATATGAGTGCAACTACCTTACAACTTCACAATTCACCCTCATTCAGTTACATACTATATAATTCTGCTTTGAAAATTAAAATGATTATGCCCACACTTCAATCACCTTCCAAAAACCTCTCTCACATCCAATTCTTCTGTCAGGTTTTACTTTACACCCATTTGAACGTGTGTTCATTCGACTAAAACGCGTAACTCAAGTTTTCACACCTGCCAAAATAAGCTACCATACCTTCAcgtacatatatattttaagttgGTTCAGGGAACTAACAGGATCTTAATTTTTTGCAGCTTTCCCTTGCGTACACAGGTGATCCCATTGAAACAATAGTCAATGACATTTACAAAGACTTACATCACATGCATGGAGACCTAGAGTATCTACGCAGTAGGGCAATACTGACACCACTTAATGAAAGCGTTGAAAATGTCAATATGACAGTTTTACAAAGACTACCAGGAGAATTTAAAGAATACAAAAGCTGTGATACTATCTGTAAGGGTTCGTCCAATTCCGAGGTAGACGAAGTGCTGTACCCTCCAGAATACCTAAACTCCCTCAAATTTAGTGGCATGCCAAACCATGAAATTAAAGTCAAAATCGGTGCCCCAATCATGTTGTTGCGTAACCTAAATGCCAAAAAAGGGTTATGCAATGGAACTCGCCTCATAATCACTCGGTGTTACCCATTTCTTATTGAAGCGGTGATTATAACAGGCAAAAGAATTGGTGAAACCACTTACATTCCAAGGATAACTATGTGCCCTCCAGATAAGACTTTGCCTTTTATGCTAAAAAGGAAGCAATTCCCAATTTCAGTTTGCTATGCAATGACTGTGAATAAAAGCCAGGGGCAAACGGTACACAATGTGGGCTTGTACTTGCCTAACCCAGTATTTGGTCATGGTCAAATGTATGTCGCAGTCTCAAGAGTAACTTCGCCAGCTGGTTTGAAAATAGTCACAGTTGACAATGATTCGACTCACAACGGCTACACCAAGAATATTGTATACCGAGAAATATTTGATAACCTGGTGTAGGTTGACAGCCAAAACCAGCCTCAAAGGTATAAATGGAAGCTACAAccttaattttattattattagtatGCATTTTCTGATCTAACACAATTGAACGAAAATGAACATTAGTGAAATACTATAGCATTTTCCGGGATTGTATAATTGCACACGGTTTAAACAACATTTTGCACCTCATTTTATGGGCTTAACTTGGAGGATTCCTGGTGTTTTCTTCGGTGTGTTTTAGATTGTTGTGAAGTATTCCATCTTGCGCCTCATTTTTGTTTTTTTTACCTCCACTACTATTAAAGTGAGGAATTAACTTCAGACAGTTGCGCATACCTTCACAGCTTGGGTGAAGCTTATCTTAAGAATGATGCTTCAATGGAATCAAGTGGGTATTGTGTGAATTTAGATACATATATAGGCATGGCGTTAAAAGAAGTTCAATTTTACCTCGATATTGAGCTTATAATCCAAGTATGAATAAGATTTCTAATTGTATTACAAGTCAAAAAAGGTCATGACACTTTGTAGACTTCATTCCTTTTAGTTATTTTGGCATGTTATCAATTTTTTGATCAATTAGCTTTGTAATTAAAACTTGTCATTTACAAACTAAAGAAAGGATTTAAGTACATGACTCTATATTAATATTCATGATCGGAGAACATGGAGCAGTTCTGAGCGGctgataaaacatattattatTGATACATGGATGACCTGATCGCGGATTGTTTGATAAATATTTTCCTCAGGCAGGACCTACAACCACTGGTAAACATAACATTTGTATGTAAACGCCAGTACCAAGCAGTTCAGGATCAAACGTGTGGGCAAAAGGTAGGTTTTCCTCATTTTGAATATTGGGAATGtgcttttatttaaatttttgtGGGAGTTTGTATTGAGGTCCTCCTCGATATATTGGCAAGCTTGGAGATAACAAGGAGGAGTTTGTATTTTTTTTGCTTGCCCTGTCCGCAAGTCTCCTTGCACTTACATTACAGTCCGGGAAACTTAATGGTCACTAATCTTATTGACAAACATCAACAAAGATTACTTATAAATATGCATAAAAAATGGAATGCAGAAATACATTTTGCAGTGCATGTCTATTAACTATGCCTAAAAGGTTGTTTACCACAGAGTTTCTATAATTTCTGCTGTTTCCTATGCAGCCTTCTCTTGCTGCATTTCTGCTGATATTATGGATGCTGATGAATACAAAAATTACTTGGTAAGCATAGTAGCTCACATTCATGAATACTACACTGATGGTTCCTTCATGGCGTTCAATTTTTGACAGGGAAGTAGGCAAACCCACCTTGATAACATACTGGCAGGCTATGATGTGACTGTGATGGATTGCACTCGGCAATATGAGACTTCCCTATTGCTTACAATGGAAATGCTTCACCATTTCCTCAGATCAGGTGAGGACTAGCACAAGCAAAATTTTGTTATTTCAGAATACATATATCCAGCTAACATATTATTTAGATATCAATACTGAATCACCACTTATATTCAGATTTCGAGTTCAAAATCAAACACTTTCACAAAGGGTGGCTAAATCTTAAAATTAAACATTACGTAAGAGAAGATTCATAGACACATATTCCATGTTTAGTAAATGACATAGATTTGTCTGACTGGCTGCACTGCTTGAACACCTATTTAGAGAACCCCGTCAACTAAACCACCTCCCACATGGTCACATAATGGAGGCGCCCCCAGCAAACGCCTTCAACATGAGGTTCGTGGTGCAGAAGAAACAGTCCACTGACCCCGTATGATCATTGAATGTGGGCGTCTGCTGATCTGTTAGGTGGTTAGGACAGACGACACTCAAATAAGGTACAGAACTAGAACGTGGACAACCAGATGATACATAGATGCTATTCAGATCTGTAAGGAAAGGGCCAATCCCATACTTATACTCCGGGTGGCTGAAAATCCCAACTAAAGCTTGCACTGTATTGTTGCTTGACTCACGCTTGTACAAGCTACGCACAATAAAATTAGCAATCATGGAAGCATAATGACCCCCAGATGCAAGTGCTTGTATTGCTGCAAGGTGGCCCTGAATATTCCCCCCAGCACATAATATTCCGCGACAACTTTGATACAGAACAGCATCAGCAACCCCTAAACTATCACCAATACTCATGAACCTATCAAAACAGGCCTTGTCTGCATCGCTTCCTTTGTCACAATACTTGTACATGGAACGAACAGGGAGATTTTTCAGGAGTATTGGTATCATGGAGGGTCGCTGCGACCTTGCCCAAGCTAGAAACAAATTGAAACAGCTTTCAAAACCATCATCCGCAAGACAATACATCAGCAGAGCAATGACATCAATGGGGAGAGTTTCGAAATTCAAGCTAACATTACTCATTTTGGGTGCACAGCGGGTGCCTTAATTTCGTCACTACAAATTGTTGGCTGCACAAACCAGCAAAAGCCCGAGGCACCCCTTTATATAACTGACACTTTCTGATAGTGACATTTCACATACAAAACATATACGACCCTTTGCCTATACATTTCTTAGGTTAAGCCTTTTCGTGTCTCATTCATTTACAACACTTTTAAATATTTCTTACCTATATTACATTATCACATTTTCCTCTAAGACCAGCCAAAATAACCCTGTCCTCGCAAAAACTTGTTCATTTTCATAATTTTTACACATTCTAAAACAAAATAACCAATgcaataaatttatttaatataatattaataatattaataataataataataataataataacactAAATCATCCAGCCGTATATCCAAGTACTTATTTTTTAACTTAATTTATGGGCAAAATTAATTCTACGTGGTCTCCAGGGAAATGGAAGCATCGGAATAACAATATTTACCTGTTGTGTCTTCATTATTTCCCTATACGTGAGTTAAGTATTTCTCGATAAATTCCAAAGTTTGAACTATATATAAATACACAATTAAACTTAACAAAAAATTATAGAAATCAAGCTCACGGTACATccataaaattaattaaaatatcaCCCTGCTATACATATCATCTCATTCTACATATATGAAACACAAACCGGTGCTGGATGCTCATAATAAGGGCAATAAATACTACCTTAAATTGGACATAGGTTACTGGAGCCGATAGGTCAGGTAAGATAAGCAAACAAGTTCAGGTAGGATAAACAAACAGACACCTACTTGAAGCATATAGACAACTATATAAATAACTCATAAACCCACGATCCCACCCATCCATCTCTTTACATATCCCTTTACAAAAAATTGACAAACTCAGAATGACTTCCTCAGACATTATCACCTTGGCTTCTTTGACACCAAACTCTGAGAAGGAGAAAGTCCTGATTAGAGTAACAAGAATCTGGGAAGCTATTAACAAGCGTAATGGAACGCTGCTGCATACGAATATTATCCTGCTTGATCAACAGGTTAGTTTGACCATCAACAAAAATATGAGTTCACGGTTGTACTATCATATGTGCCTCACATAAGAATATCAATCACATTAAAAAAAATCTTCGCTGACTCTCTCAGCTTTGTAGGGTAACCATATGATGGCAATTGTTCGGAACAACCAAAAACAAATCTACTTACCATTACTCAAGGAAAATGAAGTTTACACCATCTCGGATTTTAAGGTGGTGCCTGGACCTAAAAATTACAAAACTGTGGATGCAGCTTATACAATCAGCTTTTACTACAAGACTAAAATTGAAAAAACTGTTGAGCCCGCAATCAGTATTCCTCAATACAAATTTGAACTAAGGTCTTTTCCTGATATGGAGAACTTGGTGGGAAATGTTACTATGCTGATAGGTATATCCAACCCTTAACTTCAACAATATTACAAAATATCATACCAACAGTATTACGAAATCTCGTACTCACacttttttattatttttaaaaccaACGTGTAGATGTGATTGGCTTGGTCAAGAGCTACGGTAGAATGGAGAAGAGAAACAACGGGGCTGAGAAGATTGACTTGGTGCTCACTGATCACAGGTGTATTGCGTTACCAACATGGTGGTATTTAAaacttctttattttattcaCTTCAATGGATCTATTTCCGTCTTGCTGTTAAGATTCTGACATAGGCTGCCCCTATATTGAGTAAAGTTGGCTTAACATTCTGTGATAATTCATGAGAACTTAAAAAGGATATTTCAGCGTCCTTATATACAATACTAAGCATGCAAGGTAATTGTTTGGCTACATCCTATTTCTAGCACCACGGCATTGAGATTTTAGTACCATGATGCTCAGTTTTTAGCAACTTCTCACTGCACATTCCCTTTCTCATACTTGCACGGTTAAGATTGAATTGAAATAAAAAAGGGTCTACATGTTATAAGTAAATAGAAATTTATGTCTGATCCAAGTAAATAAGTGGAAGAGATGTGTCGGGTACATAGATAGGGAACATGtgtttaatattatatttaattctGTTCCACGACTTGCGTCACCTCGATTCTTTTAAATGGAAATAAAAACTGCTTCATTTGATAATAATATTGATCTAAGTCCAAAAATCATGACAGcatttttaatagatttttacATTCACGTTTCTTATTCAAATAACCATACATTAATTAGTCAAAACTGTTTAAAAATATTACCAGATGTTTTTTTAACATATATAAATTCAAATATATACTACTTTCACATCAGCAATTCATTTTCGTACCCAAACAAATAAGTGACAGATTATTAGCAAAAACAAATCGCCGACTGTAATTAGGAAATTAAAAAAAACCCTATGGACTTAATAtgttcaattttaaaaaaaaaaaataaaaaatttcaaaaaaataaatttttaaaccCTGTACAACTATAAGTAATTTAGTTTGATGCATTGTT
This genomic interval from Apium graveolens cultivar Ventura chromosome 8, ASM990537v1, whole genome shotgun sequence contains the following:
- the LOC141677199 gene encoding uncharacterized protein LOC141677199 isoform X2, producing the protein MDDHIGGETIVNEGDVPPRGRGRPPIPVTEEVLERRRLSKQQANAARPKREGPSRKRGRPKHGVAGTVQGEEDLPSTRINTAGHQYGAATSTQTSPLNSDASSAKANIGSVASRKRGRPPIVVTEEVLERRRLSKQRVNAARAKKEGPARKRGRPRRDVTGPIEHTHGLESSEIEGSYQRCHAAPSCDADHECRFSSVITLAQGEGPLRRRGRPRRGVTELIAHTHGLGTCEIQRSCDDAPACQAPHECRLNSVISPSQGLSPTSISASFHAPSTESPIDSNKQPKRRGRPPNLVTPEVLERRRLSRKRITFSRPKGGDPLRKRGSPRPIISDNTRLCCTLSGPMIHHQDNNAGEASGSSAAAPSDWSSAVELREGAAIGSNLPLAERLETPQIRKSIDRKKKEFMESNMILNLGRQEETCGYCTAMVWSAEYTGRHVGSGAKGYSICCGKGKVQLPLLREPPPELKGLITPDGLTSNKYFSKSRVYNNIFAFCSFGGNVDHSVNKGKGPFVFRISGLTYHSLGSLVPPDGLTPKFAQLYMYDGQEAVAHRMDFSSRMGEVDPAIVTMLQGMLERENVLVGMFKQLRDRITGSQAETVTLRLLARRTSDGRLENIPTENDYEFAGLVVDNDFANRRDVVAEHKKMGLQHISDLHPSYMSLQYPLLFPYGEDGYRTNIKHRNADNSECKKNNKVSMREYYVFRAQYRRGEGHTIILGGRLFLQFIVDAWCSVEHGRLMWVRRHQSLIRSELYNNIVDSMRRGDVDATDVGKRVVLPSSFTGGYRYMQQNFQDSLALCKEFGHPDLFITFTCNPKWAEIQHAVHASGSHDASVHPDIVARVFKMKLDTMINDLTKKHVLGRLIGVVYTVEFQKRGLPHAHIVIWLATADKLVTMDDIDSVISAEIPDKDADPVGYQAVSQFMMHGPCGAANPKCPCMSNGQCTKHYPKTFRDATTLDDDGYAVYRRRDLKITVECNGIHLDNRHVVPYHRGLLVKYQGHINVEYCNRSLSIKYLFKYIGKGPDTAIIRLEQGRQHQHGSEDASSSVRRNNCDEVSNYLSYRYVSAAEASWRLFEFTIHYREPFVQRLYFHLENEQEVRFRDNETLPEVVRRVDPDGTMFIQWMLNNRFDNLGHNLTFTKYPTKFRWDSSAKRWFRRKQNVNVVGRMVYAHPASGERFYMRLLLNIVVGAKTFEEIRTVGGIVYPTHKEACFRRGLLDSDKEWHLALDDAALCATSPQLRDLFVTLLVFCEISNPSELWDKHWANLADDIQYTKRKMTQFPNLKISDADKQMLALEAMSHLLKQYGKKLEDFPGLPELNIVSTTRYKNDLLLEEMMYDREKLRSKASEGVDCFNSKQRLIFDEILESVHTNAGGFYFVYGPGGTGKTFLWSTILARLRSEGKIVLAVASSGIASLLIEGGRTAHSRFKIPIDPNEFTCCEIKQNTYLAELINNTSLVIWDEAPMTHRYVFEAVDRTFRDIRAKVHVDAQIRPFGGLTMLLGGDFRQILPVIPKKGREEIVAATISKSPLWQFCKIFKLHENMRIERDVPPITIQGKKLHFRDWVLALGDGLQETIALGDDLDPSWVRLPEELSLAYTGDPIETIVNDIYKDLHHMHGDLEYLRSRAILTPLNESVENVNMTVLQRLPGEFKEYKSCDTICKGSSNSEVDEVLYPPEYLNSLKFSGMPNHEIKVKIGAPIMLLRNLNAKKGLCNGTRLIITRCYPFLIEAVIITGKRIGETTYIPRITMCPPDKTLPFMLKRKQFPISVCYAMTVNKSQGQTVHNVGLYLPNPVFGHGQMYVAVSRVTSPAGLKIVTVDNDSTHNGYTKNIVYREIFDNLV